From Toxorhynchites rutilus septentrionalis strain SRP chromosome 2, ASM2978413v1, whole genome shotgun sequence, a single genomic window includes:
- the LOC129769344 gene encoding H/ACA ribonucleoprotein complex subunit 2-like protein, whose amino-acid sequence MGKIKVEKPDSEIDTTIVKEEDTYDEKLKNANAISQPMAPKKLTKKIHKLIEKASKHKSYLRNGLKDVQVRLRKGETGIVIFAADVTPVEIMCHLPAVCEERNIPYCYTPSRKDLGAAMGVKRGTVAMLIREHPDYQEQFDKLKVEFNTLPMPS is encoded by the exons ATGGGCAAGATAAAGGTAGAGAAACCAGATTCCGAAATAGACACCACAATCGTTAAGGAAGAGGATACTTATGATGAGAAACTCAAAAATGCGAATGCGATCTCTCAGCCCATGGCGCCGAAGAAACTAACCAAGAAGATTCATAAACTCATCGAAAAAG cCTCAAAACACAAATCTTATTTACGTAACGGATTGAAGGATGTCCAAGTTCGTCTGAGGAAAGGTGAAACAGG GATTGTCATTTTCGCTGCAGATGTAACCCCGGTGGAGATCATGTGCCATTTGCCCGCTGTTTGTGAGGAACGTAATATCCCATATTGCTATACACCGAGCCGGAAGGATTTGGGAGCAGCAATGGGGGTGAAACGAGGCACAGTCGCAATGCTAATCAGAGAGCACCCCGATTATCAAGAACAGTTCGACAAACTGAAGGTGGAATTTAACACTCTGCCGATGCCGTCGTAG
- the LOC129767420 gene encoding uncharacterized protein LOC129767420, whose translation MSDQDDPLAQNQTTPRSSLGSGVLSYSNSSISPSTSSSSSQGSAKSAVSECLGAWLNYLQIMNNLCGAGHRLAQTIAALEPWATLEQPSQAGGPGVQQQQQQQQSQQHPFVVPQIPSHMAFQFITAWDDLVRASVFATSTVKSHIVSVLQDFKTQPLSSIEQESELQHIREHNQLILQDNAQTMINLQHQFCVASCDSFAQLMCCYQCQTQVGFPHDPECPMIQHPMSAAAAIARNDQRSQTPSPHFGFKMQEARLYDRGSISTQGSSDHGTTAYEQTRGPSPHDIRGPSPIQGYLDNIRGPLPNPGHLSGMKAPFYRGSRSPLNFPLFTLNGQRRWSEAAAGEVNSESTLDAESQMRRWSMPWEAKADKTTVHWNQTRIMPISKLAVPQQSSCQKSSTGDRSQSTTPDSTWHSSVTSQDGLVEAIQLLSCRPIYRLPQMPPSSIGPPFVEEPSSANFQQAQQPQCPSNPGLYGIWTQQNPPSAMLRQQSTQERNAAPFMQYIREQEGSLDETQPP comes from the exons ATGAGCGATCAAGACGATCCTCTAGCGCAAAACCAGACAACTCCTCGCAGTTCGCTTGGTTCGGGCGTTCTATCCTACAGTAATTCGTCGATATCACCTTCCACTAGCTCGAGTAGCTCTCAAGGCTCAGCAAAATCGGCCGTTAGCGAATGTCTTGGAGCATGGTTGAACTATTTGCAGATCATGAACAACCTGTGCGGTGCTGGTCATCGCTTAGCTCAAACCATAGCCGCCCTCGAACCATGGGCCACTCTCGAGCAGCCATCGCAAGCCGGTGGCCCTGGTgtacaacagcagcagcagcaacaacaatcgCAGCAACATCCGTTCGTTGTTCCGCAGATACCATCCCACATGGCGTTCCAATTCATTACTGCCTGGGACGATTTGGTTCGCGCATCGGTGTTTGCAACAAGTACTGTGAAATCGCACATAGTAAGTGTTTTGCAGGATTTCAAAACACAGCCACTCAGTTCGATAGAGCAGGAAAGTGAACTGCAACATATAAGAGAACACAATCAGCTCATACTACAAGACAACGCTCAAACTATGATCAATCTCCAGCATCAGTTCTGTGTGGCTTCTTGTGATTCGTTTGCCCAACTGATGTGCTGTTATCAATGTCAAACACAAGTTGGTTTTCCACATGATCCCGAATGTCCTATGATTCAGCATCCGATGTCTGCGGCTGCTGCAATTGCTCGAAACGATCAACGGTCGCAAACGCCTTCACCACACTTTGGTTTTAAGATGCAGGAAGCTCGATTATACGACCGAGGATCGATTTCGACACAAGGTTCGTCCGATCATGGGACCACAGCGTATGAACAGACACGTGGTCCATCACCGCACGATATTCGTGGACCAAGTCCAATCCAGGGTTATCTGGATAACATACGAGGTCCTCTGCCGAATCCTGGCCACCTTTCCGGAATGAAGGCTCCCTTTTATCGTGGGTCGAGAAGTCCCCTAAACTTCCCGCTGTTTACACTCAATGGCCAGCGACGTTGGTCCGAAGCTGCTGCTGGAGAAGTGAACTCTGAGTCAACGCTCGATGCGGAGAGTCAGATGCGTCGATGGTCAATGCCGTGGGAAGCCAAAGCGGACAAAACAACCGTTCACTGGAATCAAACAAGAATAATGCCAATCTCGAAGCTTGCCGTTCCCCAGCAATCGTCATGTCAGAAATCATCCACTGGAGATAGAAGTCAAAGCACAACACCCGATTCGACTTGGCACTCGTCAGTTACCAGCCAGGATGGCCTAGTGGAGGCGATACAGTTACTCTCATGCCGGCCGATTTACAGACTGCCGCAGATGCCTCCGTCAAGTATTGGACCACCGTTTGTCGAAGAACCGAGCAGTGCG AACTTTCAGCAGGCTCAGCAACCACAGTGTCCATCCAATCCCGGTCTGTACGGAATTTGGACCCAGCAAAATCCTCCAAGTGCAATGCTTCGTCAGCAGTCGACCCAAGAACGCAATGCAGCACCCTTTATGCAATATATACGGGAACAGGAGGGATCTCTAGATGAAACTCAACCGCCTTAA